Proteins co-encoded in one Meiothermus sp. genomic window:
- a CDS encoding DUF177 domain-containing protein: MKETYIQSINLSRLLREGGSTDARGEILEYIALPNERIPLEGSAVWKVGVTRVEGEGGLELWLSGEIAGLALLECRRCLTPTPTPVRAHFQYMLRYQAGLSHLETIEENEEEILLFGHPDLDLEPLLSEAFALELPYTALCKEDCKGLCPVCGANRNEVDCGHREEPQTRLGAELSKLMGDLKD, translated from the coding sequence ATGAAAGAAACTTACATTCAAAGCATCAATCTATCCCGCCTGCTGCGAGAGGGTGGCAGCACCGATGCCAGAGGCGAAATTCTGGAGTACATCGCCCTGCCAAACGAACGCATACCCCTGGAAGGTTCTGCGGTCTGGAAGGTCGGGGTTACCCGGGTAGAGGGCGAGGGCGGCCTGGAGCTGTGGCTATCGGGCGAGATTGCGGGTCTGGCTCTGCTGGAGTGCCGCCGCTGCCTGACCCCTACTCCTACACCGGTGCGGGCCCACTTCCAGTACATGCTGCGCTATCAGGCCGGTTTATCGCACCTCGAGACCATCGAGGAAAACGAAGAAGAAATCCTGCTCTTCGGGCACCCCGACCTCGACCTAGAGCCCCTGTTGAGCGAGGCTTTTGCCCTCGAGCTGCCCTATACCGCCCTCTGCAAAGAAGACTGCAAGGGCCTATGCCCGGTTTGCGGGGCCAACCGCAACGAGGTAGACTGCGGCCACCGCGAAGAACCCCAGACCAGACTGGGGGCCGAACTTTCCAAGTTGATGGGCGACTTGAAGGATTAA
- a CDS encoding CHAD domain-containing protein, with protein MSAIGLEPWLQHLLDHLPIAREGRDPEGVHQVRVAVRRLRVWLRLAGMRVLQDDLAWLVRAAGEVRDLEVLLQYPNLPKAFRTWAEHRLKQARTVFVPLLDSPRLAGLLRALSILPPLDKKLAEFRLARFVRQVERRAQEWHSENSLEHLHALRRALRRLRYAQEWLEQDSHTVKTLQEIFGQVGDLSFTLNYLAAFEAEGGQVSMRYRKQLEASLADALETAKQAWRQKAQL; from the coding sequence ATGTCGGCGATAGGTCTGGAGCCCTGGCTCCAACACTTGCTTGATCATCTACCCATCGCCCGAGAAGGCCGAGACCCCGAGGGGGTGCACCAGGTGCGGGTAGCGGTGCGGCGCTTGCGGGTGTGGCTACGGCTGGCCGGGATGCGCGTGCTACAGGACGACCTGGCCTGGCTGGTGCGTGCGGCAGGTGAGGTGCGCGACCTGGAGGTGCTGTTGCAATATCCCAACCTGCCCAAGGCCTTCCGAACCTGGGCCGAGCATCGACTGAAACAGGCCCGTACAGTGTTTGTCCCGCTGCTGGACTCCCCAAGGCTGGCCGGCCTTTTGCGGGCGCTGTCTATCTTGCCTCCGCTGGACAAAAAGTTGGCCGAGTTCCGGTTAGCACGCTTTGTGCGACAAGTGGAGCGCCGGGCCCAGGAATGGCACAGCGAAAATAGCCTCGAACACCTGCACGCTTTACGTCGGGCCTTGCGGCGTTTGCGCTACGCACAGGAGTGGCTCGAGCAAGATAGCCATACCGTGAAGACCCTGCAGGAGATTTTTGGGCAGGTGGGCGATCTGAGTTTTACCTTGAATTACCTTGCCGCTTTTGAGGCCGAAGGAGGCCAGGTGTCTATGCGCTACCGCAAACAGCTCGAGGCCAGTCTAGCCGACGCACTTGAGACGGCCAAGCAAGCCTGGAGACAAAAAGCCCAACTGTAA
- the rocF gene encoding arginase — protein sequence MKQIGIVGVPMDLGQGRRGVDMGPSAMRYARLQEVLEVLGHRVHDYGDIQVPVVESLRHQQQDQGGLGYLEAIRTVCLDTIQTLNQMPAEVFPIVLGGDHSISMGSVTGAGRGERMGVIWVDAHADFNTPETSPSGNIHGMPLAHLCGLGDPRLVNLSRPGAKVRPEDVVLIGIRSLDAGEVKLLRERGVTVYTMKEIDVQGIPAIAERVADQFRGFAKVHVSLDADVLDPEIAPGVGTPVPGGLTYREAHLLMELLADANIVTSLDLVEVNPILDIANRTAKMMVELASSLLGKKIY from the coding sequence ATGAAGCAGATTGGTATCGTGGGGGTTCCCATGGATCTGGGCCAGGGGCGGCGTGGGGTGGATATGGGGCCCAGCGCCATGCGTTATGCACGCTTGCAGGAGGTACTCGAGGTTCTGGGCCATCGCGTACACGACTACGGCGACATCCAGGTACCGGTGGTCGAGAGTTTGCGCCACCAGCAGCAAGATCAGGGGGGGTTGGGCTACCTCGAGGCCATCCGCACGGTCTGCTTGGATACCATCCAAACCCTGAACCAGATGCCTGCCGAGGTGTTTCCCATCGTGCTGGGTGGCGATCACTCGATTTCCATGGGCTCGGTTACCGGGGCCGGCCGGGGTGAGCGCATGGGGGTGATCTGGGTAGATGCCCACGCCGATTTCAATACCCCCGAGACCAGCCCCAGCGGCAATATTCATGGGATGCCCCTGGCTCACCTGTGCGGCCTGGGCGACCCCCGTCTGGTGAACCTAAGCCGCCCCGGGGCCAAGGTGCGACCCGAGGACGTGGTGCTGATCGGGATCCGTAGCCTGGATGCAGGTGAGGTCAAACTGCTGCGCGAGCGGGGGGTCACGGTTTACACCATGAAAGAAATCGATGTGCAGGGCATTCCGGCCATTGCCGAGCGGGTGGCGGATCAATTTCGGGGTTTTGCCAAGGTACATGTTTCTTTGGATGCCGACGTGCTCGACCCCGAAATCGCGCCGGGGGTGGGAACTCCGGTGCCCGGGGGCCTGACCTACCGCGAGGCCCACCTGCTAATGGAGCTTCTGGCCGACGCCAACATCGTCACTAGCCTCGACCTGGTCGAGGTGAACCCCATCTTAGACATCGCCAATCGCACGGCCAAGATGATGGTTGAGCTGGCCAGCAGCTTATTAGGCAAGAAGATTTATTGA
- the hisA gene encoding 1-(5-phosphoribosyl)-5-[(5-phosphoribosylamino)methylideneamino]imidazole-4-carboxamide isomerase, translating into MLVIPAVDIQSGRAVRLFEGDPSQETVYYENPVEAALHWQAQGAHMLHLVDLDAATGRGENRAVLREVAAAVTIPFEVGGGVRSVEAAREMLALGAHRVVVGTVAVKAPEVLGQMLAAFGAERVVVSLDARGLEVVISGWAEQTALSVKSLSQQLWDRGVRTLIYTDVRRDGTLAGLDLAVVREVRAVWPGFLIAGGGIASDADLEALQNLGVEGAITGKAIYEGRIDLKKWV; encoded by the coding sequence GTGTTGGTTATTCCTGCGGTAGATATCCAGTCCGGGCGGGCCGTGCGTTTGTTTGAAGGCGACCCCAGCCAAGAAACCGTCTACTACGAGAACCCGGTGGAGGCGGCCTTGCACTGGCAGGCCCAGGGTGCCCACATGCTGCACCTAGTAGACTTGGATGCGGCGACAGGCCGGGGAGAGAACCGGGCGGTTTTGCGCGAAGTTGCGGCGGCCGTGACCATCCCCTTTGAGGTGGGGGGTGGCGTTCGCAGTGTAGAGGCGGCCCGCGAGATGCTGGCCTTGGGAGCCCACCGAGTCGTGGTGGGTACCGTGGCCGTAAAGGCGCCAGAAGTGCTGGGCCAGATGCTGGCGGCATTTGGAGCCGAGCGGGTGGTGGTGAGCCTGGACGCCAGGGGTTTGGAGGTGGTGATCTCGGGGTGGGCCGAACAGACCGCCCTAAGTGTAAAAAGCCTGAGCCAGCAGCTATGGGATAGGGGGGTTCGCACCCTGATTTATACCGATGTGCGCCGCGATGGAACCCTAGCCGGGCTCGACCTGGCGGTGGTGCGCGAGGTTCGCGCGGTCTGGCCGGGCTTCTTGATTGCCGGAGGAGGTATCGCCTCAGATGCCGACCTCGAGGCCCTGCAAAACCTGGGGGTGGAGGGTGCCATTACCGGCAAGGCCATTTACGAGGGCCGTATTGACTTGAAGAAGTGGGTTTAG